GGTTATTTAATTTGCTGTAAATTGTGTACTTTTGTGGCTGACTACGTAAACTATCTTAGATCTTTCAATATGAATTTggctcaaaaatatttgaagaaCTTTAATGGACTTGTCTTTGagtataattattatctttAAATCCTGTGTTCTCCTACTGCAACTACTTCATTGCTTATGAAGGTCAGTAAACTTCAATCAAAACAACTAAACCTTACCTTTGTACCTACGCATGTAACACATGATGCGAATGCAgtattttataggtacctatagatacTTACTTATTTTCCGGTATTAGAAGAGCTCGGGAAATCATCGTCTGCACTAGATCCATGTGCTGTGTAGTACAGTGCACCTCCAGACCTTCCTCCGTTGGCTTCACGACACTCACCAgtgtctccatacaaaagtgcTGCTGCGCAAAAATCGTCTGCGTTCCCTTTATAACTTTGAAGAGGTCTGTAACCCTATTAGCTCCGCCCTGCTCATAAACCATTTTATTTCTATCAGGACTCTTTATAGCTTCTCTTACATCAATGACAGGTTTTTTCACATTACTATATTTAACATTCACCAATTTGGTAGCGTATTCTGCAATGGCTCTAGTCTCAGCCGCAACTAATCCAATAACTTGACCATGATATTTGACGGAACCAGAACAGAATACTTCTTCTTTTTCTTGATAGATAAGATTGCTGAGGCCAGGAGTAAAAGAGTTTACTCCCGGAATATCTTTCGCAGAGTAAAAAGCGATAACGCCAGAATGTTTCTGGAATAAGAAAACACTTCATTAGTGCCAGTTAGCTCGAGATAGATGTAGCTTGCTAAAGTTTGTCCATAAGATCTATTGTACTCTCTGAAATCTGAAAGTCAgtatcgctttcgtaaaacggAGGAAAAACTCACGAGGGCCTCGCTGGGGTCGATGTTGTCAATGTCGCCGAGCGGAACGGTTGCGAGCACGAAACCGCCGAACACCTCGCACGGCATGCTCGGCAAATCCTCGGAGTATGGAGCCTGTCCTGCGCATTGAAtctaagtacaaaaaaaatacagatttattaaaaaaaatacatatgtatacagATATCTGTTTCTTACTACATACGAATATATGTATTGTGTCTAGGTTATACAGCCGCCTCCTTTTTAGTCTGTCTCTGCTCCAGATCCAGACCTATCTTGGTTACTTCTTTGCCCACCGTCTGGAGAGATCTGGCAGACATGCGTTGCCCCGTCTTACTTGACATAGATTCATAGCAAAGGAGTGGGTTTCAAGTAATGAGCAATTTATGGAAAAAGGGGAGGCCTTTTCACTaggcttaaaaatatgtttctTACAAGCTGTTTATTATCTCAACTCACCAGCGCTTCAACTTTTTCAACTGACTGGCTAATCGGATACATAAGGGTGTTAGTGGTGAATTCTTGTTTCGCACGAGAGACAGGACGCATTCGGCTTAGGACTCTCCCCCCTGATGCAAAATATGTGTCCATCTCGTTTTCGGGACAAAGAGAGAGAAGACCCTGACAAAAAAAAGTGAAGCATCCTCAAGCACGTCCGACCAGacaatatgataataaaattattagataggtatttcaaaTGTTTATTTAGCAGCATGACATTAATAAATGCTAAATACCTAGTATTATTAAAGCATatagaccgcctgttgtctgcctctatcTTTATTTACTAGTGCTTTTTTCTGAAACTATTTCTGAAATAATCTATTACTATCTATCTACTGAATCAGTACTTactttgtaaaataaattaacagcGAGATTTTTTCTGTAGTTAGCTGAAGCTTGCGGAGGATTTTCTTCCACAACTACCTCGCTCATCAAAATCTCGATGGCTTCTTGTAAAGTTTTATTTGTAAACAGGTTCTTGCCTTTTAAGAACTCCTCTGTCTTAGAAGCGTGCACGAAGCTTGGGTTTAGGCCGCCGTACACAATTTTAGCCTCTTTTACTGTGTTGGAGGAATCTAGTTTGTACAAGAAGCCAGCGTTGACGATGGCGTGTGCAGATTGAGCACGAGGCATAACCTAAAAAGTTAAATATttgtacgagtacctatagtgtttttttataaaatcctTCGGGACATGAAATTTCGAAAAGCCAATATGCAAAGATTGAGTGGTAACAAAAAAGTAGACACACTTTTCACAAACAATTTTATACTCTGTGGCAATTAGATAAAAGCCCTGTGGCTGTATCAGTTAACAATTGTGTCGACATTATTAATGTGTGCTTTTCCGGAActgaaataagtatttatttatttatctttggTTTAATGTTCTTAATGGTATCATAGATCATAATTTACCTTGAACGACTCAAATTTGTAGTCCCGACCCAAAGGAGGAAACAAAACGTTTGAAATGATTTTACTTCGCATGTCCACTTTGAGGAAGTCTTGTAAGGTTAACTGTTTTCCTTGGTTCTCCATGTCCACTGAAGTAAAACTATTAACAATTGTGATATTGTTTTTTGAACGTTTTATTTGCATCGATTTTTCTAATAACTTACTTATAGTGATGTATGCACCAACGGTCTCCAACAGAAGAAAAACATCGGATTGAAATTCATTATGCTGGTGTTTGATCATAAGGTTGCCAGCAATTGTCCCcaactatgtaaataaaatacaatacgaACTTTGTTGTTACAAATCACACTGCTTaaccaaaaatgaaataaaactatttaaatCTTACATCAATATTACTATTTTATAACCCTACGTCTTGTCGGCAGTAAATCAACTTTTAAATGAGATTAACTTAGGTAGGCCATTACGATTTAAATAACCAGGAAAAGAAAATTATGATAACAAAGAAAGCAACTTACATTTCTGACAGGAATATGAGCTACCAATTGCAAATGTTCTTGGAACTTTTGAAGGTACCAGAAATCATCTTCCGTAGAGGCTACGCTCTTGAATATATTAATAGTTTCATTCAGAGTTGAACCTGCACCTAAAATTAAATTCTGGTCGAGATGATACCCTTTTAATTCATCAATGTTGCTTATATCAATAATGACTCGGGGATATTTTTCAATAGGAATGACTCCTGGAAAAgtatttataatgaaaataaaatgcGACTTCATTTCATcaacaaaattaaaatcccAATTTTAAACCATTACCTTTAGCTGTATTTCCTGCTACTAACATGTAGTCATCATCTCCTTTATGCTTTAGCACTTCAAAGATATCGTTAACTGTATATACCTTGTGAAAAGACTTTCCATCTTTTAACTCCACTTCTATATTTTGAGGTTCATTAGGATCAGGTGCCTCTACTAAACACCAGTCGCTTTCtttgcaagtttttcggcatgTGTGTATATTTTTCTTGCAAATATGGAGATCTTCTATGTCCAATATATCGTCCGGCCTTAGAGCGTCGCTGGCAAACTTTTTGAAGGCTTCCAAGATGGGCCGATAACCGGTGCAGCGGCAGATGTTACTTCCGAATGACTTTTCTATCTCCAACATGGTAAAGTCCTTATTACTTTGCAAGAGGCTGGTACAGACACATGAAGATACGTTTTAGATTTCAGTGAATTTGTTTATTTTGCttgtattaatatttttaaaatacttttatatgtTTGAGGACATTCAAACGTTTATCAGTTTACCTTTACCCTTAGTTAAAAATATCCCCGTGATAGGAGCATTAACAAATAAGACTAAGAAAGAAGAGATATATATACGTACAGATAATAAtactacctactcgtaatttTGTTGAGATACTTGTGACGTTTATTACCTGTACATAGCCATGATCCACCCAGGCGAGCAGTACCCGCACTGGGTGCCGTTGAGCTTGGCGAGGGTCTTCTGCAGCGGGTGGTAGCCTTGTAGCCGGTTACCAACTCCCTCTATCGTTGTAATCTCCCAACCATGACATGATGTCACCGACACTAGACACTGCGAAAGATAAGATTGATTGAGATGTGTTGGTCTTGTAAGCTTTTTGATCTTAAATGTTACtcctaattatttaattaaaaccacACTGCATAGATTAATTTCTACTCACATTTATGtttgttaatatgtgttcaaaacgcgacagttttaaatattatatggaTTCACGTCGCCTAGTGTATAGGAGTTGGTGTCGCGATCAGTTGATGATtaatttaacccttaatcaaatatcgggaaattatttcccacttcattctaatttacgaaatattttttatctttttaaaggcagcactccgcgataccaaccatacagatttaaaatcttagtaacattcTGAATTTGAAAATtggcaacacttttctaatggccgccatttgtgaccatacgtcaaagtcaatgtcagttattgtgattttttttgcaatatcgacaatttttttagtgttttgaggttaagtgcgaaaaaaaaatcttgtaactGCATACAcatacactgaatactatcataaactagacttattttccctgtttttttgcttgaaaagaattgtgataacgatatgatttagccaagattttaagATTTTAGcaagtgggtaattatttcccattgtttgtttctgaacgtacgatttacaaaaaaattgataggttttatcaagtgggaaattatttcccagtgtttgttctccgccttaattttaattggttttcttaattaaaaatatatgcccGTTTGCCTGTTGCACAAATAAATCTGTGgctgtttttattttcttttttcttttatttatttctttgatttttgaaaATAACGTTAAAGGATTatacttgaattccaagcaaagtcggggggagctactaactagtaaaaagttcgtaaccgtatcggacaatgggaaactatttcccacttcattcaaaattttgccattccgtaacggataacgggaaattatttcccaccggaaaacccccctttcccccccactaaaattctttatatatattttttcgtaatctacgcacccaaattaccTAAACACCgttcttagttttcaaaaatctcataaaaagtcttccgtttgattaagggttaagttCGGATGTCTACCTGAACCTAGCAAAATTGAGTAAGGATGTGGTCGCCGAATATGACTCATAAGtatgtgtaataataataataagtgttATCCTCTCCAGTCTAGCTCCTTACAAGAAAATAAAGCTCTCCTCCACAATGTTACATTAAACTAAAAAGTCAAAGCGAGGGTGTCAAACCCTCGCTTTGACTTTTTAGTTTAATGATTGATTGTTTTTACGCAGACCAATTCGCGTgcatgaataaaataaatgttgttagttctacgtaagacgtagtgcctacgccaattctcgggattagttgccaggCGGACCCCTGGCTCCCATgcgccgtggcaaaatgccgggatagcgcgaggTAGATGGGTTCTATCTACGCAAGAACGTAACGCTCACGGAGTTAACAGCGCCTAGTTTTTCTCCAGGTCTGGCGGCAGCGACGACGCATGCGCCGCAGCCGCCCTCTCGGCACATGTACTTGGTGCCGCGCAGCTCGCAGCGCACGCGCAGGTACTCCAGCAAGGACAGGTCCGAACTTGTCTCGCAGCCCACTGACTAGTGTGTTAGATAGGtacattatggaaaattatAACTGAACCAAGTGTAGGTCAAGGCGCCCGCATAATATGACAATGTAAATGATTACGAGATTTATCACAGCACAGATGTCACTATTaacatttatattatattattttaacataattttaatCGACTTTGTATATTTTCTTCCCCATCACGCATAAGAGCCAAAACAGCCAAGTTCTGGatttattaaattaacaaattatgccaagagtaaaggtgacagtccatttccaacgtcAGCTGCATTTTACTATGGACTAAAATGaacattttactatggaaattgacaatgacagcgacgcgttcagtactagtagtgcagctgcagtcagaaattgaatgttaccataacggtGACATCTGGATGTCagctgcagctgcattactttTGCGGCGTTGTTGCAGTGCTGTTGTCGCTGCTGTATCTATCTATTTCCTTGATAACATTATTGACGTTTGCATATTACTGACATTCGCATCATGACGTTCGTTCCATCACTCAGCGTCGGTTACGAGTAcaaggctataaccgcgaaaatcgaagttcgcaaattgcggggatttttctctgtcactctaattacgccttcattggagtaaaagagaaagatccccgcaatttgcgaatttcggttttcgcggtagccgctcaagTGTTACAACGACGCTGCATCAGTAATGCAACTGCAGTTGACATGCAAACGTCACCTTAACCTAATAATCTTTATAGTTCACAGCGAGGATCGTCAGATCAGTTTTAAAGTTTACATGCCGTATCAGATAATATCAAAGCGTATAAGGGTAAATACGGAGCCCCATAAGGTATTCCATATCGCTGAACCAATCATCCCACCGCGCTTAAACCGATACAATCATACCAGCAAAGTAGAATCGTTGTTACCAAATAGCACGGTCAAGTAAACAATTTGAAAACATAAGATTTCCCGCGCATTGCGGAAGGCAGAATATTCAAATGAAGGTATCATGTGTTCTTTTATAAAGTGTCGATATCGCACATAGTATAAATGGTCGATTTTTGGTAAAATCATTCCGCGTCGTGTTGGTAATTTGAATATAATTCTAAAAATTAGGTATTTGTGTCACGTTGTTTTTCGTtccgggtccgggccgaggcatccgaTCCTTTTCTATAGCAGGTAATCGGTGATTACGTGACACTTTTTTTGAAAACTGAAGTGTCGGACGCCTTGGCCCGGACTCAGACTGTTCTAGCGTGAGCCGGTTGAGCCATCATCCTTCTTCTTTTCTGATAAAATCCGCTTAAAGAAGTACACTTTCTTTATAATCCTGTATGACAAAATATTAACCTAAGCGCACATAAACTATTTACTATTGTTCACAGCAGCGACACCTTTTGTTGTTAAATCTgtgtatgtatatgtaggtatctatGTACTTCCTCTTAGTTCTTGATTTTCCCTCAGTAGGTACTCCATGTAAGTTATGATATTCAAGTACCTATCTTAGAATAAAATGGTGGTTTTTATTCGACCTTTCTTAATCTCCGTCGCGTGGAAAATTTGCATCTAAATATAAGGGTTTTTACTCACATTGTTTTAACTTTGCAAGATAAGCATTATCGTTGTTTGCCAAGAACTCCTACATAAGAAAAGCTGTTTATTTAAAGGTAAAAAAACTAAGTCCCTTTTTTATGTTGTGTAGTGtttggataaatattttatgtatgaaattttatatttgtttatGTAAACTATTAAGTATATCTACACAGCCAACATGAAAGAGAGGTTTACTTAAGCTTTTTACCACATTTCCTCTTTTGACGGGGTAAACTACTTTAACGAAAGCTTGGTTAGACGGAGATTACACTACGTTTGATCTCATGGGTATAACCTTGATTCATCTTACtcttaatattttacattaaatatttaaacaagGTAAGGTGAATTGGTACTCGTAACGAAAAAATTAACACGCTTCCGTGAATTATTCCATCTTgccaattaattaaaattttgtgtatttttattaattcatttattcatttaaacAATTACAACGTTACATATATACAATAAATGCGCCAAACTGGAGTAACCAGTAACCGTGTGATTAGGTATGTTGCCGTGTGATGGCCAAGTCGCTCCATTTAGTCTATAGTAAACAATATGTGTAATATTGATACTGTTATAATAAATTATGACAATGTCGATAAATActcattaataataaataattctatattagtcacagaataaacgAATGCCCTGGGCCTTCGGAGAACCTCAGCTATTTGATCTTTCGTTTGCTAGTTTGTTTAGATAAGTATCTTTGTTTATAAACAGTAGGGAACCTGCTTTATTTGGTCAAAATATTTACTTTGGTGTACCATTTCTGTTTGTACCTAAACAACCTAAACAATAACATGTAACAATTGTATCATAATATATAGTTAATAAACAAATATCACAAAAGagagttaaaaggctggcccagcaaagagaagagtggcgattactccaccgaaaAGAGTATACTCGTAGCTCTTAAATATTGATGATGATCACAAAAAGATAAAGCGTAAGAGAAGCAGGTAATCGACTACCGATTTTCGCGGTAAGACCTCATTTCGAGCCCATAAGACATTAGAAAATGATGATATTATCATTACATCTTACGGGATTGAGGCCTTACCGCAAAAATCGTTAgtcgaaatttcgattttcaaaACCAATTAGGTAGCTTTGGAAGTCACCCTAAAGCAACTCTCATAAAGTCATTAAATCATTAAATGCCTAATATTTATAGCACACCattacattaggtacctactttctaaTATTGAGCCAACTATTGTGACCATGTGGGTCTGTAAGATCGTCTCCGGATTGTGTTCGGATACGAGTATAAGGCATCGATCGAGCTTCTCTGTATGGATGTATTTGTTTAGGACGACGGCTTGCGGCAAAACTGTTGACAGACTCTCAAGCATGATCTTACAATATATTTCGCGTTGAAATTTTGTCCCTAGTAGTGCAGTTTTCTTGGTTGTAAGTTCCATAGATATTTGACGATATCTTCCGTGTTCTTTTAACAAGGTTCATGAGATTTGGCAAAAACCTAGTGGATGTAAACAGATTTTTAAACTGAAATCGATGTCATATACAAAAGAAAATAGTAACAAAAGCCTGATTTCCCCCTTTAGTACAGTTTGGTAACTAAAAATTGGTAACCAGCTTCGAAACGGGAAAAAAATACCAATTTGTAACTGGCTTCAAATTGGGACTTTTCCATTACCGATTTGTAACCGCGTTTGGTAACCGGTTTCGAAACGGGAAAAATAAGCCCGGTATGTAACTGGTTACAAAATGGGACTTTTGAATTACCGATTCATAGCCACCAATAATAAATAGTCCCGTTTGGAACCAGCTTCCAAACGGGAAAAAATATCCCGCGTTGTAACTGGTTACAAAATGGGACTTTTGAAGTGGTtcattaaccctttataaggcagaggcgatatatcgaccacatacgctcaatcagaaattcaaccatactgttttaataatagggctcaaaatcgtttgcattaattgaatattcaacttgcttttaaaatagatttttgaaatgtaggcttctgatagctgcaacaaattctgcgatagcacgtccctgtcaacgggccttataaagggttaaagcgggccacagaccatcagttttaactgcacagttttaactgTTCAGTCAAACTGTTCAGTTAAAACTTTATCTAATGAAATTTCGATTAGATCGTCAGTTCAACTGCACAGTTCAAGATTTGCCTACACACGTACGTTTTAACTGAACAGTTTGACTGAAcagttaaaactgtgcagttaaaACTGATGGTCTGTGGCCCGCTTAGTTGTATTAAGGGTGGAAAGTAGAGATAGGGCAGTAATGGCAGCTTACTGTCACTCGAAAATGGTCTTGGGAAGCCATCTCTAACTGTTTAAGTGCTGGCAATTGACATTCACAAGTTTTTTGATAAAATGTATAGTCAGCGAAAAATTatcattaaaacttaaaataaacgtATGCAATGACAATAGGTCTGAAGTGCTTTCGTAtgtacatgtacctacctacaccgtTTTACCTTCGATTTGGTAGAATAAGCTCCGATCAGTAACTCTGGCCCAATACGTAACTAGCTACAAACAGGTAATGTTGGATTCCCATTTTGTAGCCGGTTACAAAATTTAGTCACCAAATGGTACCACTCTGGCCTAATTCGTAACTGGCTACATATAGGGAATTTTAGATTCCCATTTTGTAGCTAgttaccaaatttagttaccaAGCGGTACCACGCTGGCCCATTACGTAGCCGGCTACAAACTGGGAATCTTGATTCCCATTCTGTAGCTGGTTACGAAATTTTGGTTACCAAACGGTACTAAAGGAATTTCCCGGCTGGGATAAAAACAGCGTCCTCTACATTCGCGGCAGATGCCTCAGCCACTTGACCACGGCGGTATGAGGCAAATTTTCTCGAGGATATTTATACAATCCCTTAAAGGGTTCCGGTGCCCTTTAAAACATTTCCGTAAAATTAATTGATTTGTTTCCATTTGTACTGGAATTCGAATATGAGAAGGTTTGGTTCGAATCTTTCGAGGTGTAAAAGTACAGAATGTTTTTTTAGCCTGTTTGATTCCTGGGTGAGAGAAGCGTATACTTTTAAATCTTTGAACGCAGTTTTGTTTGTTTTCGAAAATAAAGGAATGTGTTTTACCTTTGTGAAATTTGCTATCTCCATTTTGTAGAGTACTTTCTCTCCAAAGGGTATTATAAAATTCCATCCTGTATATAGTATTACAGAAAATAATACATAACATTAAGTACTTTATACCAGTGTAAAAGttctgtaaaataataaataaaataaaaaaaaaactgtatacCGTAGCCGATCATGCTGGGTACGCACCGGTGATGTTTATTTGCTTATACTAATATTGTTTGCAAAGAAAATGTTTTGGGGAGAAAATAAAGTAGAATGTTTGCTTTGAAAAGGTTAATGTAACTTCTACCTCATCCCTTCCCCTTTTAGAAGAGTTACACATAGAGCCATTGTAACTATGGCTACGTagaaaaaaccaggcaag
This window of the Cydia fagiglandana chromosome 15, ilCydFagi1.1, whole genome shotgun sequence genome carries:
- the LOC134671625 gene encoding uncharacterized protein LOC134671625, whose product is MCREGGCGACVVAAARPGEKLGAVNSCLVSVTSCHGWEITTIEGVGNRLQGYHPLQKTLAKLNGTQCGYCSPGWIMAMYSLLQSNKDFTMLEIEKSFGSNICRCTGYRPILEAFKKFASDALRPDDILDIEDLHICKKNIHTCRKTCKESDWCLVEAPDPNEPQNIEVELKDGKSFHKVYTVNDIFEVLKHKGDDDYMLVAGNTAKGVIPIEKYPRVIIDISNIDELKGYHLDQNLILGAGSTLNETINIFKSVASTEDDFWYLQKFQEHLQLVAHIPVRNVMPRAQSAHAIVNAGFLYKLDSSNTVKEAKIVYGGLNPSFVHASKTEEFLKGKNLFTNKTLQEAIEILMSEVVVEENPPQASANYRKNLAVNLFYKGLLSLCPENEMDTYFASGGRVLSRMRPVSRAKQEFTTNTLMYPISQSVEKVEALIQCAGQAPYSEDLPSMPCEVFGGFVLATVPLGDIDNIDPSEALKHSGVIAFYSAKDIPGVNSFTPGLSNLIYQEKEEVFCSGSVKYHGQVIGLVAAETRAIAEYATKLVNVKYSNVKKPVIDVREAIKSPDRNKMVYEQGGANRVTDLFKVIKGTQTIFAQQHFCMETLVSVVKPTEEGLEVHCTTQHMDLVQTMISRALLIPENKIDVIVRRLGGAYGLKISRGSQVAVASALVAHKLNRPCRIILPFTTLAKAVGKRLPCHTEYEITVDPYGKIQLCKEYMHMDNGYVIDEPLFAPVLDVYNNCYDKLRWMFRVFSVTTDTASNTWCRSPGTLEAIAACEFILERVAYEMSLDPLAVRLANLDPISIELVEMVEKVKRDADYADRRTAVDKFNSENRWKKKGLRWSLLRWQPVGSQYFDVTMSVYNDDGSVSITHGGVEMGQGLNTKAVQIAAYFLGVPMEKIQIKANHTHITPNSLVSGGSLTSINVGIGVQRCCEQILARLAPLKVGLLNPTWEFLVKMAYNASIDLQAHAFVSMLDTQKYVVHGVTLAEVEVDILTGEWELLRVDLLEDAGMSISPGLDVGQVEGAFIMGLGYWTTEHMVYDSDTGEVLTNRPWNYHVPQARDIPQDFRVYFKDKSYSEVRTLGAKSIGEPPICMSVAVPLALREAIAAARADAGKPFNEWFQLDGPYTREAIHMHTETDSREFKFKTKISF